Proteins from one Comamonas flocculans genomic window:
- the gltS gene encoding sodium/glutamate symporter, with amino-acid sequence MEFNAVSTLCIAVAMYLMGDQLVKRIGVLNRFCIPAPVVGGLIFAIAVTLLKSSGALSVVLDTSLQSLFMVTFFTTIGLGASFRLIKLGGKLLVVYWIMCGVLALGQNVIGVTLAELMGIHPLIGVMAGAVSMEGGHGAAAAYGQTIESLGVPSAVTIGLAAATFGLVAGGLAGGPVAQYLIRKFDLKPDAEEAEEFTQAERQEVGFHSFMVQVFLITICMAVGVALGDLFSRLTGFVLPGYVGAMFTAVVLRNLIDRVRPQAVNMHEINLIGDVALAVFLSMALMSIKLWELAELALPLVVIVAAQVVFIVLLAFFVMFRLLGRNYDAAVMVSGFLGHGLGATPNAMANMAAITERFGPSRKAFLIVPIAGAFLIDVFGMPIIITTINMFK; translated from the coding sequence ATGGAATTCAATGCCGTCTCCACGCTGTGCATCGCGGTGGCGATGTACCTGATGGGCGATCAGCTGGTCAAGCGCATTGGCGTGCTCAACCGCTTCTGCATCCCGGCGCCGGTGGTCGGCGGGCTGATCTTCGCCATCGCCGTCACGCTGCTCAAGAGCAGCGGCGCGCTGAGCGTCGTGCTCGACACCTCGCTGCAATCGCTCTTCATGGTGACCTTCTTTACCACCATCGGCCTGGGCGCGAGCTTCAGGCTCATCAAGCTCGGCGGCAAGCTGCTGGTGGTCTACTGGATCATGTGCGGCGTGCTGGCGCTGGGGCAGAACGTGATCGGCGTGACGCTGGCCGAACTGATGGGCATCCACCCCCTGATCGGCGTGATGGCCGGCGCAGTGTCGATGGAGGGCGGCCACGGCGCCGCCGCTGCCTATGGACAAACCATCGAATCTCTGGGCGTGCCATCGGCCGTGACCATAGGCCTTGCGGCCGCCACCTTCGGGCTCGTGGCCGGGGGCCTCGCGGGCGGGCCGGTGGCGCAGTACCTGATCCGCAAGTTCGACCTCAAGCCCGACGCCGAGGAAGCCGAGGAATTCACCCAGGCGGAACGGCAGGAGGTGGGCTTTCACTCCTTCATGGTGCAGGTGTTCCTGATCACCATCTGCATGGCCGTCGGCGTGGCGCTGGGCGACCTGTTCTCGCGCCTGACGGGCTTCGTGCTGCCCGGCTACGTCGGGGCCATGTTCACCGCCGTGGTGCTGCGCAACCTGATCGACCGCGTGCGTCCGCAGGCCGTCAACATGCACGAGATCAACCTGATCGGCGACGTCGCGCTGGCGGTGTTCCTGTCGATGGCGCTGATGAGCATCAAGCTCTGGGAGCTGGCCGAGCTGGCGCTGCCGCTCGTCGTCATCGTCGCGGCGCAGGTGGTCTTCATCGTGCTGCTGGCCTTCTTCGTGATGTTCCGCCTGCTGGGACGCAACTACGACGCCGCGGTGATGGTCTCGGGCTTCCTCGGCCACGGCCTGGGCGCCACGCCCAACGCCATGGCCAACATGGCCGCTATCACCGAACGCTTCGGCCCCTCGCGCAAGGCCTTCCTGATCGTGCCGATTGCCGGCGCCTTCCTGATCGACGTGTTCGGCATGCCGATCATCATCACGACGATCAACATGTTCAAGTAG
- a CDS encoding restriction endonuclease encodes MAKRRKRSTAKDLFDLVAVLPWWVGVILAILAYVLLHRFAVGQVAVGVSMNQIGNTAAAHLLGALAFWGQYLVPLIFLAAALASALKRRRRQGLVASAAADSGGANLRALAWRDFELLVGEAFRMRGYTVIETGGGGADGGVDLRLVKGRETFLVQCKHWKAFKVPVQVARELFGVMAAEGAAGGFVVTSGAFTSEALAFVKGCNIELIDGPKLKAMIDAALPTLGDRTQDQPAATSAATPSVPPCPRCSSPMVKRVSRRGEHAGEMFWGCSTYPKCRGTRALSEP; translated from the coding sequence GTGGCAAAACGGAGGAAGCGCAGCACGGCTAAGGACTTGTTCGATTTGGTAGCGGTACTGCCGTGGTGGGTGGGCGTGATTTTGGCGATCTTGGCTTATGTACTGTTGCATCGCTTCGCCGTGGGGCAGGTGGCTGTCGGGGTTTCGATGAATCAGATCGGGAACACCGCTGCCGCTCATCTGCTCGGGGCCTTGGCCTTTTGGGGGCAATACCTTGTTCCCCTGATCTTCCTGGCGGCTGCTCTGGCGTCGGCCCTCAAAAGGCGCAGACGCCAAGGCCTGGTCGCGAGCGCGGCGGCCGATTCTGGCGGTGCAAACTTGCGCGCCTTGGCGTGGAGGGATTTTGAGCTGCTTGTCGGCGAAGCGTTTCGCATGCGGGGCTACACCGTCATCGAGACGGGAGGCGGCGGCGCCGATGGCGGCGTCGATTTGCGTTTGGTCAAAGGGCGTGAAACCTTTCTGGTGCAGTGCAAACACTGGAAGGCATTCAAGGTTCCGGTTCAGGTCGCGCGCGAGTTGTTTGGCGTGATGGCCGCAGAAGGTGCAGCAGGAGGCTTCGTGGTCACTTCTGGCGCGTTTACCAGCGAAGCCCTGGCTTTCGTCAAGGGCTGCAACATCGAACTGATTGACGGGCCCAAACTCAAGGCGATGATCGATGCCGCGCTGCCGACACTTGGTGATCGCACGCAAGATCAACCGGCTGCGACGTCGGCGGCCACGCCCAGCGTGCCGCCATGCCCCCGTTGCAGCAGCCCCATGGTCAAACGCGTGTCCAGGCGGGGTGAGCACGCGGGTGAGATGTTTTGGGGTTGCAGCACCTACCCCAAGTGCCGTGGAACACGCGCGCTGTCGGAGCCTTGA
- a CDS encoding SDR family oxidoreductase, whose protein sequence is MDLDIAGRWALVCGASKGLGRGCAQALVAEGVNLVVNARTEVPLMQAASELRAYGAEWARARDQKHPEVIAVDCDITTPEGRDAVWSAPGGPGKDFDIVLTNAGGPPTGDWRGFSAQDWQRAVNANMLTPIELIRAVVDGMAARGYGRVLNITSSAVKAPIDVLALSNGARSGLTGFIAGLARSGIAARGVTVNNLLPGKFDTDRLNATLVAAAEKTGKTLEEIRRSQTAQIPARRFGTPGEFGAFCAFLCSPLAGYINGQNLLLDGGLYPGTF, encoded by the coding sequence ATGGATCTGGATATCGCCGGCCGCTGGGCACTGGTCTGCGGCGCCAGCAAGGGTTTGGGACGGGGCTGCGCGCAGGCGCTGGTGGCCGAGGGCGTGAACCTCGTGGTCAACGCGCGCACCGAGGTGCCGCTGATGCAAGCCGCTTCAGAATTGAGAGCTTATGGCGCAGAATGGGCAAGGGCTAGAGACCAAAAACACCCTGAAGTCATCGCCGTGGACTGCGACATCACCACGCCCGAGGGGCGGGACGCGGTGTGGTCCGCCCCCGGTGGGCCGGGCAAGGATTTCGACATCGTGCTGACCAACGCCGGCGGTCCGCCCACGGGCGACTGGCGCGGCTTTTCGGCGCAGGACTGGCAGCGCGCCGTCAACGCCAACATGCTCACGCCGATCGAGCTCATCCGCGCGGTGGTGGATGGCATGGCGGCGCGCGGCTATGGGCGCGTCCTGAACATCACCTCCAGCGCGGTGAAGGCGCCGATCGACGTCCTTGCGCTGTCCAACGGCGCAAGGAGCGGCCTGACCGGCTTCATCGCAGGGCTGGCGCGCTCGGGCATTGCGGCCCGCGGCGTGACGGTGAACAACCTGCTGCCCGGCAAGTTCGACACCGACCGGCTCAATGCCACGCTGGTGGCGGCGGCCGAAAAAACCGGCAAGACGCTCGAAGAAATCCGCCGCAGCCAGACTGCGCAGATCCCGGCGCGCCGCTTTGGCACGCCAGGCGAATTCGGCGCGTTCTGCGCCTTCCTGTGCAGTCCGCTGGCAGGCTACATCAACGGGCAGAACCTGCTGCTCGATGGCGGGCTGTATCCGGGGACGTTCTGA